ATACCCTTTTTTTGCGTTAAGTGAAGGTATTTCAAACGGTACATCCTCATTTATACCTTTTTCAGGTTTTTCGACCATTTCTGTACTTTTTACACTTTTTCGGCATAAGTAGAAAACCATCAGCCCGACAAAAATATCAAGGATTCCACCGGTGACGATCGCGCCTCTGAGTCCGTACCGTTCAACCAGGAAAAAGCCGCTCCACAATACCCCAAGTGAAGCTCCAAGTGTATTCACAAAATATATTACCGATATTTTATAACCACTAAGCCCGGGAAAACGACGTACTATACCCGCTGCCATAAAAGGAAATGTGGCACCCAGAAGAATGGACTGGGGAAGAATTATCAGCGATGCTGTAATCCACTTATAAACAGAAATAAGAAAGGATGAATTGAGAGAAGGAATTATATGATCAAAAGACACACTTAAATAGGTGATAAAAACATTGTGAAACAGTAAAGCCATTATTCCAAGTGAAACTTCTATCAGGGCAAAGGCGGCAAGAAGGTTTTTAATGCGCACCATTTTCATACTGGCGATCCATGACCCTAAAGCCATTCCACCCATATATATAACCAGCACAAGGGTCTGTGAATAAGCTGCATGTCCCAGAAAAAGTTTTAAGTACTGAGACCAAATAGATTCATATATGAGCCCTGAAATTCCGGATACAAAAAATAGCGCAAAGTAGAGGTATATGAGCATAGTGCCAAGCCTGTCTTAAAATACAAATAAAGTTGTTGTCATAAGAAGTTACTGAAGGGTTGATACTGAAAGAGTAATCTGGTATTTTCTCCAATTTCATTTCTACATAATTTTGTTTTAGAATATATGGTTCGCCAGAGCGTAAATGCAAGTTAATGGCCTTGCATTTGCATAGAAAGTGTGTGAGTTTGATGCAGCTTATCCCGATTTTCTCAATTCATTTAACTACTAACATTCCAACCATATGAGCAAACAACCTATCTAAACACTATGGACAACAAAATTCTAACAGAAGGTGCAGTAGCAAAGATAAACGGAGTACCAGTGCTTCTAATCAGTGTAGCGATACTGGTGTTAGGTACTAACCTTCAGAGTACTCTTCTTGGGGTTCGGGCTGGCATTGAAGGGATAACCGACAGCAGCATCGGTATGATGATGTCAACATACTATGTAGGGTTTGTGCTTGGTTCACTTCTTCTGCCGCGTCTGATTAGCTCGGTTGGCCATATCCGCACCTATGCTGCTTTAGCCTCCACCGCTTCTGCACTAACACTTGCCTATATCCTTATTATTACAGTTCCATTCTGGGTATTGCTGAGGTTTTTTCACGGCCTGTGTTATGCCGGAATGATACTAGTAATCGAAAGCTGGCTCAATCGTTGTGCGGATAAAAAAAACAGAGGAAGACTTCTTGCAACCTATGGACTGGTATTCTGGGGCTGCTCTGCACTCAGTCAGATGCTTCTCCCTCTTGCTTCACCTGAAGGGTTTGTACTGTTTTGTCTGGTTTCAATTCTTGTATCGCTTGCAATGGTTCCTCTTACTCTTGCTCCTTCAAAAGACCCTGTTTCGGTGTTTTCTAAAAAGACTGAGTTTAGACAGTTACAGGGTATTTCACCCATCGGGGTACTGGGGGTATTTGTGAGCGGGTTGTGTATGGGCAGCGTTTATGGCATGGGGCCTGTTTTTGCACACAACATAGATCTGAGCACAGAACAGATTTCATTGTTCATGTTTGCTATTATGGGTGGAACAATGATCTCTCAGTGGCCCCTTGGAAAATTAAGTGATAAAGTCGACAGAAGGCTGGTTATTTTATTCACCCTTTTGGGTGCAGGTGTAATAAGTATGCTGATAGGATTGCAGAACGACCTTAGCGTTAACGTAGTGTTAATCATGGCACTGATGTATGGTGCTCTGGCTTTTCCTCTTTACTCTATCAGCGTGGCGCATGTTAACGATCTGGTGTCTCCTGAAGAGAGTGTGGGAACAGCCGCAACCCTGATACTTATCCAGGGTATAGGCTCTGCTATCGGCCCTTCAATGGCTGGATTTGTTATGGGCAATATCGGAGCACATGGGCTCTTTATCTTTGTGGGATCGGTAATGCTTTCTGCATCAGTTCTAACCGTAGTTATTATTCCTCATAGAAAAAGCGTTTCTGGTAAGATTAAACGGGGATTTACAGTTATACCCAGGGTCAGTTATGTATTACTTCATACTCATTCAAAGCGTAAATCAAAACAAAAACGCCCAAAGGTCCCGAAGGACAGGTCTCATATCGGGAAATAAAACCACCAAACCGACACCCTGGGTGTCCTATGTGCGGCGGGACTGGCACAAGGCCAGTCCCTACCCCCAAAAACCCTAATAGGACCTGTACAGACCGCTTTCGGATCTCATCAACTGAATTGAATTAATCTCTTTGAAATTCAGATCAAAAATGGTTGCAGTAACAGAACGATTTTCAATGGATAGCATACCAAATGATGGTGGCATGTTTTTGTCAAGTTTTCCTTTTAAATGCCCCGGATTCATATACAGAATCCCTTCGTCGAGCGTTAAATCCTGTTTGTGTGTGTGACCTGACAAGATGACATCAGACTTTATTTTATCGTCTTCTGTCAAATCTTTCTGGATACTGTGCACCAGTAAGATTTCAAGCCCCAAAATAGCTTCTCTTAATTTAGCCGGCAAAGTACCATTTCTGTAGCGTTCATCATAGATACCCGGGATCTGAACGATTTCCACATACCAGTCTTCAAGCCCCATTACATCTTCGTAATCATCCCCCAGATGATAAATTGAGGCAACTTTTTGACGAGAAATCAGAAATTCTGAAGCTTTTTGCAGGTAATCAATATTCTTGTGCGTATCACTTACGACTCCGATCTTCATAGCACTACTCCTTTTATGTTAAAATGACCGGGTCCGGCAACAGGAAACAGTAAAGTCCGTGGGGATGCATGTACCCCCACAGCTCTCAAAAACTGTCCCTGACAGAGTGTGTTTAAGCTCTGTTTGTAACGGTAAGAGAAGCGATCTTCTCAAGCAAAGCAGCATGTTCTGCTAAATAAGTTTCAACCTGTTTAACCACGTTTGAAGCAGTGTACCCAAACTTTTCATCGAGGACTGTAAACGGTGCGGATGCCCCGAAACGTTCCATTCCAATAACCTTGCCCATAGGCCCTACGAGATCTTTAAGCGCAACCGGGAGCCCTGCGGTAAGTCCCAAAGCAGGAACCCCAAAGGGGATGATCGAATCTCTGTACTCCTCACTCTGTTCAAAAAACAGACTCTCAGAAGGAGCAGAAACCACCCGTACCTTCAACCCCATTTTGCTGCTCAAAACTGAAGCACCCTCAACCAGGGTGATCACTTCAGAGCCGTTTGCCACAAGTACCACATCGGGTGTACCATCACAGTCCCGAACGATGTAAGCACCTTTACGGGCACCAAGCGCGTCTTTATACCTTGTGGAATTTTCTTGAGCAGGAACATCCTTTATCTTTTGCCTTGAGAGCAGAAGCGCGCTTGGAGTAGCGATGTTTTCATAGGCAATTTTCCATGCCACCGTTGTTTCAACTGCATCGGCCGGACGTAATACCAGCATACTTCGCTTTCCCTTAAGGTTTGCCATCTTCTCAAGCAGTCTAACCTGTGCTTCCTGTTCGATTGGCTGATGGGTTGGCCCATCCTCTCCCACTCTAAAGGCATCGTGAGTCCAAATGTACTTTACCGGAAGCTCCATCAGTGCGGCCATACGAATTGCCGGTTTCATATAGTCAGAAAAGGCGAAGAAGGTTCCGCAAACAGCCAACACACCACCGTGTGAAGCGATACCATTCATCACTGCAGCCATGGTGAGCTCTGCGACACCAGCCTGAAGAAAACCACCGGTAAAATCACCTTTTTGTAGAATTTTTTGCTGTTTTAAAAAACCGTCGGTTTTATCACTGTTTGAAAGATCAGCAGAAGAAACGATCATATTTTCTACTTTTTTACCAAATTCACCGAGAACTACCCCACTTGCTGCGCGACTTGGTATATCCTGTTTCTGAACGATCTCTTCCCAGTTAATCTTTGGCAGCTCACCATCCATAAATGACCAGAACTTTTTGGCCAATTGAGGGTTTTGCTCTTCCCACTGTGCCTGCTCAGCTTTCTTTTGCTTTGCGTACTGGCGTTTTTTGTTCAGCACATCTTCATAATACTCTTTTACATCAGGAAAAACAGCAAAGGGATCCCGGGGATCTCCGCCCAGATTTTTAATCGTCGCTTCAATTGAAGCACCGGCTCCGGTGAGCGGCATTCCATGCGTTGAAACCATATGTTCAAAAGAGTTCCCTTCACTGTCTCTGGCCCCTTTACCCATTACCGTGTTACCAATAATTAGGGTTGGTTTTTCGGTTTCATCCTGAGCAGTTCGTAGTGCCTGACGGATCTGGTGCTGATCATTACCATCGATGGTTAATACATTCCAGCCCCAGGATTTATACTTCGCTTCAGTATCTTCACTGGTGACTTCAGAGGTAGTGCTTGAGAGCTGAATTGCATTGGAATCAAAAAACATTACAAAATTGCTCAACCCAAGGTGCCCCGCCATTCGGCCCACACCCTGTGAGATCTCTTCCTGAATACCACCATCTGATACGTACGCATAGGTTTTATGCGCCATCCATTCGCCAAATCGCGCAGCCAGAAACCGCTCGGCAATGGCCGCGCCAAGTCCCATTGCATGTCCCTGTCCAAGGGGGCCTGAGGTGTTTTCGACTCCTCGCTTGATGTCTCTTTCAGGGTGACCGGGCGTGCTGCTTCCCCACTGCCTGAAATCCTTAATATCATCGATGGAAAAAGCACCAGTTAGGGTAAGAACCGAGTAGAGCATAGGAGACATATGGCCCGGATCGAGGTAGAAACGATCTCTGTTAGGCCAGGACATATCGTCGGGATCCCAGTTTAGAAATTCAGAATAAAGAATATTAATAAAATCGGCACCTCCCATTGCACCGCCGGGGTGACCAGATTTTGCTTTTTCTACCATAGCGGCAGAAAGGATACGAATATTATCTGCGGCGCGATCAATTGTCTTAAAATTCATCGTGTTTGGAACTCCTTAATACTGGGATTTTAAACTTGAGGACCTTCCGAAATTAGGACACTTGCTCCAAAACAGAAAAATAATAGATGTGCACCAGACAAACCGCTTTTTTGAGGCCCTCGGGAAATTTTAAGAGGATGTATCTTTCTTCATGACTATTTCAGCAGTTGTAACTGGTCTTTCACGAGCAGATGTTTTATCGCTTTTTCACACAGAGGATTACAGAAAGATGTTTTCATTACTCAAAGACTGCAACCGCTAAGGAAAATATGTAAAAGTTACTATTCTCTATATATATACCACAATGATTTCCTCGTTTTCTGTGTTCAATTTTTCTTGGCCTTATCACATCAAATAGTTATATTTTTTGGCCTTTGATTTGTACCCTGTTTATGCATATCATAACAGGAAAACAGAAGACAAATAACCAAATTGGGGAAAACCGGGTGAAAATCATAATTGTTGGCGCCGGCGATCTTGGCCTCGGACTCACTGAATATTTAAGCAATTACGATCACGAAATATCGGTGGTCGAGCGAAACCCCTCTCTTGCATCAGATATAAACTCAAGATACGATGTTCTCACTATCACCGGTACTGGTTCCAGTCCCGATGTGCTTGAGCAGGCCGGAATCGAAGATGCAGACATGCTTATAGCTGTTACCCCCAGTGATGAAATCAACCTTCTTGCCTGCCACTTTGCCATGCAGTACGCAGTTGGCAAAAGGATCGCCAGGATTGTATCCGATGAAATTCTTGGAGCCGGGAAAATTGATCTTAAAACTGTTGGGGTTACCCACGTAATAGGCACAGAAAAAGAGCTGGTTAAAAATGTTCTTCGATTTATTGAATTACCCGGCCTAACTGATGCTGCGGATTTTCATGGAGAGAGTGTGTACCTGAGAGGGTACAGAGTCACCCAGGAGATGCCTATTGCCGGTAAAACTCTTTATGAGATGCGTGGTCTTGCCGGTGATGCCCCGATGCTTGTAATGGCAATAATCCGTGAAGGCCAGAGCCTAATCCCCAGAGGCACAGAGCGGCTTATTCCCGGTGATGAGATGATCGCTATTATGCCCAAAGACTCCTACCCGGCTTTCCGATCGCTTTTAAACCGACCCGTGAAAAAGTTAAAGAAAATTGTAGTTGCAGGAAACACTCTTTCAGCAGTTCAGATCTCTGATGCGTTATCCAGGGCTGCAGAGCGAGTTATACTGGTTGATCCGGATCCGGAGCATGCCCGTGATGCTGCGTTGGCACTAAACCGGGTGGAGGTACTTGCAGGCGATCTAACCGATGCTGATTTGCTGCAGGAGGTGAAGGTAGCAAATGCCGACTTTTTTATCGCTGCCAGTAAGGATATGGAAGACAATATCATGTCGAGTCTGCTGGCAAGGGCTGAAGGAGCAAAAGAAGTTATCGCAATCCGCACTGATGACCGGCATTTTGATCTTTTTCACTCACTGGGGGTTGATCATGTTATAAGCCCCAGAAGAGTTACGCTTCAAAAAATTATTGAGAGCATACAGATTGCGCCAATCGATCCGTTACTGAGTCTCAGAAAAGTAGATCTGGCAGTGGTAAGAGCTGTTGCCTCCAAAAAAAGTTTTGTTCTGGGTAAGACACTCATAAATCTTGATAAATACTTTAAAAAAGGTATCATTATTGGAGCGATTGTCAGAGAAGGTGATATTATTATACCAGACGGGCACACAGAGATACAATTAAATGATGAGGTGCTTGCGCTCTGTAATAAAGAAAATCTCAGTACAGTGAAAAACATTTTTAAAGCCGGATATCGTCTCTAAAAAGGTAAGGGTAACCCTTTGAACCACAGATTCGTAATCTATTTTATTGGTAAACTGCTTCAGATCCTTTCGCTTCTTTTTCTTGTTCCTGCTGCTATTGCCTGGTATGAAACGTCCGGCACTTTTTGGGAACGTGTTTTAGATCCGGCACTTGCGGGGCTGCTCTTTTCGATCATTTTCTCCTCTGTTACCGGAACAATCTTTGTCTTCACCCAGCGAAAAAATAAGGGCAAAATTGAAGTTCGTGAAGGTTTTGCAATTGTAACATTTGGTTGGCTGGCGCTTACTTTCGCCGGCTCATTTCCCCTTTTTATATACTTTCTTTCACTTTACGAAACTTTATCTGCAGGCAAAGTTATCGCCGCTTTTACTGATGCTTTTTTTGAAGTAATGAGTGGGTTAACCACAACAGGTGCAACAATACTTACCGATATCGAAGCTGTTCCTCAGGGAATTCTTTTCTGGAGAAGTCTGACCCACTGGATCGGTGGAATGGGAATAGTAACTCTTGCCCTTGCACTACTCCCTACCTTTGGAGTAGCTGCTTACCAGCTCTTCAGAGGTGAAGTTCCGGGACCATCAAAAGAGCGACTACGGCCCAAGCTGGCACAAACAGCCATCATTCTCTGGGGGGTTTACGCCCTCTTTACACTCATACAAACAGTTCTGCTCATGTTTGGTGATATGTCCCTCTATGATGCTGTACTTCATGCATTCAGCACCATGTCAACAGGAGGGTTTTCCACAAAAAATACTTCCGTTGCAGCATTCAACAGCGCCTATATAGAGTGGGTTATTATACTATTTATGTTTCTGGCGGGAACAAATTTTCTTATCCACTACCGGCTCCTGTTTTTACGCGACCTGAATATGATTAAGAGTAACCGTGAATTTCACCTCTATACTGCTATCGTAATTACTGCTGTTTTCATCTGTATAACAGCGTTAAGTATTCAGGGGCTTCAGCCCAGAAGCGAAATTGAGCGCCATTTCAGAGCACAAGAGCTTACAGAGGAGCAGGTAGATCTTAAAATCATGGTTGAAGAGGAAAAGATTAAACCGCTCGGTGCGCGCGTTCGACACTCCTTTTTTAATGCTCTGGCAATAATTACCACTACCGGCTTTGTCAGCGCAGACTGGGACACCTGGCCCGATTCGGTTCGGGTGGTATTTATGATTCTTATGTTCTTTGGAGGATCTGCGGGCTCAACTGCTGGTGGAATAAAAATGATACGAGTGCTGGTGCTCTTTAAGGTGGCAATTCACCAGGTGAAACTTATTCTTCAACCAAGGCTGGTCTCACCGGTAAAAATTGGTAAAGTAGCTCTCAGCGACTCTCAAATGTCGGGCATCATCTCCTTTTTTATAATCTTTATGGTTCTCTTTGTCTTCTTTACTGCAATAATGTCCACAATGATTCCCGATTTTACCACCTCGGTTTCAGTGGTTGCAGCAACACTTGGAAATATTGGTCCAGGGCTTTCCGGGGTGGGTGCAATGGAGAACTACGCCTGGATTCCCCTGCCCGGAAAATGGATCCTAACACTCTGTATGCTTCTTGGAAGACTTGAAATCTATACCGTTTTGATTGCCTTTTCGCGTATAAGCTGGAGAAAGTAGTCTCTATTCAGGCTCAATGTTCTGTTCAACGCTCACAGCGAAAATCCAGATAACCAAATTGGGGATGTGAATAGAAATTGTTTTATGGGGCTAAAGGCGATAGATTGGGTCACCCCCGGGCGTCAATGGTGAAAGCGTGTGAAGACCCGTTTGGGGGGACCCTTGGGCTATAATCGCGGGGGGAATTTGGAATGAAGGAATGTATCCACACCTCAGCTTTCCCGCTGCGCAATAACTCAGAAACCGCCCCGGGTAGAGAAAACCGGGGCTAATATAAATAACCCCCTTTGGGGTATTATAATCGATGTCCCGAATGATTTGTTTTTTTGTTTAGATGGAAATATTGATTGATGAAATAATCTTATCACACTGCAATTCTCGCTGCCTTAACCCAAAACCTGGTGAATGTAGATATAATAACCTGAAAGGTTTTCTTATATTAGCCCTGGGCTTTCTTCTACCCTGGGCTTTCTTCTACCCTGGACTTTCTTCTACCCTGGACTTTCTTCTACCCTGGGCTTTCTTCTACCCTGGGCTTTCTTCTACCCCGGGCTTTCTTTTCCTGTAGACGGATGGCACCCCCGACCGTTTTTACCCTGTACAATCCTTCCATTTTGCGGTCCTATACGCTCCTTAACACTGCTTTTTTCGCCCATAGTAAAAAAAAGCTGGTATCATCAATTGCTCAGATAGTAATTTAAAGTAATGACACGTTTACCCATCAGGAACAAGGAGCCTACCGATGACTACAGAGTATGAATCGTATGACAAATTAGCCCCGGTATTAATGAACGAAACGTTTGAAACGCTACGGCGTCCCGATATGCCCGTTGATGTATCGGCACATGAAGGATATGTGTTTGTATTGTTGTTGCGTAAAGATGAAGAGGAGCTTAAAAACATAGGCTACGATCCCGCTATTACCAATCGCATTAAAGAACTTGTGGGAACGTTTTGTATAGCGGAAGCAAAGCTTACAGCAATTCTTGGCGACCTGCATGAAGCGGTAAAGGTGTGGAGAGAACACCGGGCTGAGGGGTATAAGTTACGAAAAAAGGTCCTTGGCGCGCTTAGATTTGCATGCAGGGAAGATAAAGAAGCACTCGAAAAACTGCAACCCTTTCCCCGAAGGCCTAAACAGGAGATAATGATACTGAACCTTCACTTTCTTTCTGAGCTTGGCAAAAAATATAAGCATCACTTAAAACAGATTAATTTCGATATGGCGGAGATCAACCGGTGTAAAACATTCGGTGATAAGCTGAGTCGTCTCTACGCGAAGGCCTACTCTGAGGAAGGACCGTGCAAGATGCGGGTGCTTCGAAACAAAGCATTCACCCGTATGAAAGAGCTTATGGCTGAAGCGCGGGCATATGTCCAATATCTGTTCCATGATAATCCTGAACATC
This is a stretch of genomic DNA from Chitinispirillales bacterium ANBcel5. It encodes these proteins:
- a CDS encoding MFS transporter, with the protein product MDNKILTEGAVAKINGVPVLLISVAILVLGTNLQSTLLGVRAGIEGITDSSIGMMMSTYYVGFVLGSLLLPRLISSVGHIRTYAALASTASALTLAYILIITVPFWVLLRFFHGLCYAGMILVIESWLNRCADKKNRGRLLATYGLVFWGCSALSQMLLPLASPEGFVLFCLVSILVSLAMVPLTLAPSKDPVSVFSKKTEFRQLQGISPIGVLGVFVSGLCMGSVYGMGPVFAHNIDLSTEQISLFMFAIMGGTMISQWPLGKLSDKVDRRLVILFTLLGAGVISMLIGLQNDLSVNVVLIMALMYGALAFPLYSISVAHVNDLVSPEESVGTAATLILIQGIGSAIGPSMAGFVMGNIGAHGLFIFVGSVMLSASVLTVVIIPHRKSVSGKIKRGFTVIPRVSYVLLHTHSKRKSKQKRPKVPKDRSHIGK
- a CDS encoding metallophosphoesterase family protein, whose protein sequence is MKIGVVSDTHKNIDYLQKASEFLISRQKVASIYHLGDDYEDVMGLEDWYVEIVQIPGIYDERYRNGTLPAKLREAILGLEILLVHSIQKDLTEDDKIKSDVILSGHTHKQDLTLDEGILYMNPGHLKGKLDKNMPPSFGMLSIENRSVTATIFDLNFKEINSIQLMRSESGLYRSY
- a CDS encoding transketolase, giving the protein MNFKTIDRAADNIRILSAAMVEKAKSGHPGGAMGGADFINILYSEFLNWDPDDMSWPNRDRFYLDPGHMSPMLYSVLTLTGAFSIDDIKDFRQWGSSTPGHPERDIKRGVENTSGPLGQGHAMGLGAAIAERFLAARFGEWMAHKTYAYVSDGGIQEEISQGVGRMAGHLGLSNFVMFFDSNAIQLSSTTSEVTSEDTEAKYKSWGWNVLTIDGNDQHQIRQALRTAQDETEKPTLIIGNTVMGKGARDSEGNSFEHMVSTHGMPLTGAGASIEATIKNLGGDPRDPFAVFPDVKEYYEDVLNKKRQYAKQKKAEQAQWEEQNPQLAKKFWSFMDGELPKINWEEIVQKQDIPSRAASGVVLGEFGKKVENMIVSSADLSNSDKTDGFLKQQKILQKGDFTGGFLQAGVAELTMAAVMNGIASHGGVLAVCGTFFAFSDYMKPAIRMAALMELPVKYIWTHDAFRVGEDGPTHQPIEQEAQVRLLEKMANLKGKRSMLVLRPADAVETTVAWKIAYENIATPSALLLSRQKIKDVPAQENSTRYKDALGARKGAYIVRDCDGTPDVVLVANGSEVITLVEGASVLSSKMGLKVRVVSAPSESLFFEQSEEYRDSIIPFGVPALGLTAGLPVALKDLVGPMGKVIGMERFGASAPFTVLDEKFGYTASNVVKQVETYLAEHAALLEKIASLTVTNRA
- the trkA gene encoding Trk system potassium transporter TrkA, coding for MKIIIVGAGDLGLGLTEYLSNYDHEISVVERNPSLASDINSRYDVLTITGTGSSPDVLEQAGIEDADMLIAVTPSDEINLLACHFAMQYAVGKRIARIVSDEILGAGKIDLKTVGVTHVIGTEKELVKNVLRFIELPGLTDAADFHGESVYLRGYRVTQEMPIAGKTLYEMRGLAGDAPMLVMAIIREGQSLIPRGTERLIPGDEMIAIMPKDSYPAFRSLLNRPVKKLKKIVVAGNTLSAVQISDALSRAAERVILVDPDPEHARDAALALNRVEVLAGDLTDADLLQEVKVANADFFIAASKDMEDNIMSSLLARAEGAKEVIAIRTDDRHFDLFHSLGVDHVISPRRVTLQKIIESIQIAPIDPLLSLRKVDLAVVRAVASKKSFVLGKTLINLDKYFKKGIIIGAIVREGDIIIPDGHTEIQLNDEVLALCNKENLSTVKNIFKAGYRL
- a CDS encoding TrkH family potassium uptake protein; its protein translation is MNHRFVIYFIGKLLQILSLLFLVPAAIAWYETSGTFWERVLDPALAGLLFSIIFSSVTGTIFVFTQRKNKGKIEVREGFAIVTFGWLALTFAGSFPLFIYFLSLYETLSAGKVIAAFTDAFFEVMSGLTTTGATILTDIEAVPQGILFWRSLTHWIGGMGIVTLALALLPTFGVAAYQLFRGEVPGPSKERLRPKLAQTAIILWGVYALFTLIQTVLLMFGDMSLYDAVLHAFSTMSTGGFSTKNTSVAAFNSAYIEWVIILFMFLAGTNFLIHYRLLFLRDLNMIKSNREFHLYTAIVITAVFICITALSIQGLQPRSEIERHFRAQELTEEQVDLKIMVEEEKIKPLGARVRHSFFNALAIITTTGFVSADWDTWPDSVRVVFMILMFFGGSAGSTAGGIKMIRVLVLFKVAIHQVKLILQPRLVSPVKIGKVALSDSQMSGIISFFIIFMVLFVFFTAIMSTMIPDFTTSVSVVAATLGNIGPGLSGVGAMENYAWIPLPGKWILTLCMLLGRLEIYTVLIAFSRISWRK